A single Tamandua tetradactyla isolate mTamTet1 chromosome X, mTamTet1.pri, whole genome shotgun sequence DNA region contains:
- the LOC143670309 gene encoding protein phosphatase inhibitor 2-like, translating into MATSSASDQPIKGILKNKSSATSSVLGSAEQPSGSVNEELSKKSQKWDEMSILATYHPADKDYGSVKTDEPSTPYHSMMGDDEDALRDSETTKAMTPDLLVKKFAAAAEGSESKYRVQEQESSGEEDSDLSPEEQGKKRQFEMKRKLHYNEGLNIKLARQLISKDLHDDEEDEREEMAEAADEESMNMEEPNQGSTADRTQSWYQGQFIPRADP; encoded by the coding sequence ATGGCCACGTCGTCGGCCTCTGACCAGCCCATCAAGGGGATCTTGAAGAACAAGAGCTCTGCGACTTCCTCTGTGTTGGGCTCGGCCGAACAGCCTAGCGGGAGTGTCAATGAAGAGCTGAGTAAAAAATCCCAGAAGTGGGATGAAATGAGCATCCTGGCAACATATCATCCAGCAGACAAAGACTATGGCTCAGTGAAAACAGATGAACCTAGCACTCCTTATCATAGTATGATGGGTGATGATGAGGATGCTTTGCGTGATTCAGAAACCACTAAAGCCATGACACCAGATCTTTTAGTCAAAAaatttgctgctgctgctgaaggCTCGGAGTCAAAGTATCGGGTTCAGGAACAAGAAAGCAGTGGGGAGGAGGATAGTGACCTCTCACCTGAAGAACAAGGAAAAAAGCGACAgtttgaaatgaaaaggaagCTTCATTACAATGAAGGACTGAATATTAAATTAGCTAGACAATTAATTTCAAAAGACCTGCATGATGATGAGGAAGATGAACGTGAAGAAATGGCAGAGGCTGCAGATGAAGAGAGCATGAATATGGAAGAACCAAATCAAGGATCTACTGCAG